Proteins encoded in a region of the Clostridium butyricum genome:
- a CDS encoding glycosyltransferase family 4 protein gives MKICYLADINSAHTHKWLNYFKSKGYDIHVISLGNGEYEGVTVHSLDINDTVMKKSTDKNKLQYFKKIKRVKELVNEIKPDILHAHYATSYGLLGALANYHPYIISVWGSDVYDFPIKSPIHKMMVKYNLKKADYIYSTSNVMKDETKKYTDKDIEVTPFGVDINRFVPGRIEKDEVIIGTIKTLEEKYGIQYLVRAFKNLKDRNPDVNLKLRIGGKGSQEDYLKNLCKELNIDSDVTFLGFVNPDDVVKEFQNFDVAVFPSTLDSESFGVAAVEAESCGTPIVVSDVGGLMESTKPGVTSLVAKKASVEDLTDKIDVLIKDKELRNTMGMNARKFVEENYSLADNFDYVDKLYHEITLK, from the coding sequence ATGAAAATTTGTTATCTGGCTGATATAAACAGTGCTCATACTCATAAATGGTTAAATTATTTTAAAAGTAAAGGATATGATATTCATGTAATATCTTTGGGAAATGGTGAGTATGAAGGCGTTACTGTACATTCTCTAGATATTAATGATACAGTTATGAAAAAATCCACTGACAAAAATAAATTGCAGTATTTTAAAAAGATTAAGAGAGTAAAAGAATTAGTAAATGAAATAAAACCAGATATACTTCACGCACACTATGCAACAAGTTATGGGTTATTAGGTGCATTGGCAAATTATCATCCATACATAATTTCAGTATGGGGAAGTGATGTTTATGATTTCCCTATTAAGTCTCCTATTCATAAAATGATGGTTAAGTATAATTTGAAAAAAGCTGATTATATTTACTCAACAAGTAATGTAATGAAGGATGAAACAAAGAAATATACAGATAAAGACATTGAAGTTACACCATTTGGTGTTGATATCAATAGATTTGTACCAGGAAGAATTGAAAAAGATGAAGTTATTATTGGAACGATAAAAACTTTGGAAGAAAAATACGGAATTCAATATCTTGTTAGAGCATTTAAAAATCTAAAAGATAGAAATCCTGATGTTAATTTAAAACTTAGAATTGGAGGAAAAGGAAGTCAGGAAGATTATCTTAAAAATTTATGTAAAGAACTTAATATAGACAGTGATGTTACATTTTTAGGTTTTGTAAATCCAGATGATGTTGTTAAAGAGTTTCAAAATTTTGATGTGGCAGTTTTCCCATCAACACTAGATAGTGAAAGTTTTGGAGTTGCAGCAGTTGAAGCTGAAAGCTGTGGGACACCAATAGTTGTATCAGATGTTGGTGGACTTATGGAATCTACTAAGCCAGGTGTTACAAGCCTTGTTGCTAAAAAAGCTAGTGTTGAAGATTTAACAGATAAGATAGATGTGCTTATAAAAGATAAAGAATTAAGGAATACAATGGGAATGAATGCAAGAAAATTTGTAGAAGAAAATTATAGTCTTGCAGATAATTTTGATTATGTTGATAAATTATATCATGAAATAACATTGAAATAG
- the galU gene encoding UTP--glucose-1-phosphate uridylyltransferase GalU, whose protein sequence is MKVKKAIIPAAGLGTRFLPATKAQPKEMLPIVDKPTIQYIIEEAIASGIEEILIITGRNKKCIEDHFDKSVELELELEKSGKSELLELVRDISDMVDIHYIRQKEPKGLGHAIHCAKTFVGDEPFAVLLGDDVVDSNTPCLKQLIDCYNEYNTTILGVQTVPEESVSKYGIVNGIHIEDKVYKVKDLVEKPSIEEAPSNVAILGRYIITPEIFNILENTKPGKGGEIQLTDALKTLISQEAMYAYNFEGKRYDVGDKLGFLQATIEFALKKEELRDDFIKYLDARPWEIYEDKEK, encoded by the coding sequence ATGAAAGTAAAAAAGGCAATTATACCAGCTGCGGGACTTGGAACTCGATTTTTACCAGCTACAAAAGCGCAACCAAAAGAAATGCTTCCAATAGTCGACAAGCCAACAATTCAATATATAATTGAAGAAGCAATTGCGTCTGGAATTGAAGAAATACTTATTATAACAGGAAGAAATAAAAAATGTATAGAAGATCACTTTGATAAATCTGTAGAATTAGAGCTTGAATTAGAGAAATCTGGGAAATCAGAACTTCTTGAATTAGTAAGAGATATATCAGATATGGTTGATATACACTACATAAGACAGAAGGAACCTAAAGGATTAGGTCATGCTATACATTGTGCAAAAACATTTGTAGGGGATGAACCATTTGCAGTGCTTTTAGGTGATGATGTTGTAGATAGTAACACACCTTGTTTAAAACAACTTATAGATTGCTATAATGAATACAATACTACTATATTAGGAGTTCAGACAGTACCAGAAGAAAGTGTTTCTAAGTATGGAATTGTAAATGGCATTCATATTGAAGATAAAGTTTATAAAGTAAAAGATTTAGTAGAGAAGCCATCTATTGAGGAAGCACCAAGTAATGTAGCTATACTAGGAAGATATATAATAACTCCAGAAATATTTAACATATTAGAAAATACGAAACCAGGTAAAGGTGGAGAAATACAGCTTACTGATGCACTGAAGACTCTTATAAGTCAGGAAGCAATGTATGCATATAATTTTGAAGGAAAAAGATATGATGTAGGAGATAAGCTTGGATTTTTACAGGCAACAATTGAGTTTGCATTGAAGAAAGAAGAGCTTAGAGATGATTTTATAAAATATCTTGATGCAAGACCATGGGAAATTTATGAAGATAAAGAAAAATAA
- a CDS encoding sensor histidine kinase, which produces MSPLCYKDERIKIWMFIIIALIIEGVVFTLIHINSINAINKNIINNNNSIIGTIESENPELAKEIIPIITKNKLQNISLGEEILSDYSYNNNLKYYNNPLVNNVSKTAFIMIGILTLITMSVVIFGVLAILNPLYKKLKYLTYRAENIVENKFLDNDIKVDYKGSLSKFELRFNEMEERIKNNLTLLQDEKINLKNIINDISHQLKTPLMALQMYNEILKDYKNMVDEEIENFILLSNEQLQRMEWLVKTLLKYARLESNVVEYHKDNISLNNTINESINPLRVKAEEKNQKIIFENEDEVIFYHDRKWISEAISNIIKNAIEHTGEKGEIEITLEETPINIVIIIKDNGEGIEKEQLKKIFNRFHKGENSIDPTSIGIGLCLSKAIVKAHNGDITVESKLGVGSIFYITFIKTIL; this is translated from the coding sequence ATGTCACCATTATGTTATAAAGATGAGAGAATTAAAATTTGGATGTTTATTATAATAGCTTTGATTATTGAAGGTGTAGTTTTTACGCTAATTCATATTAATTCTATTAATGCTATAAATAAAAATATTATAAATAATAATAATTCAATTATAGGTACTATAGAAAGTGAAAATCCTGAGTTAGCTAAAGAAATAATACCGATAATTACAAAGAATAAATTACAAAACATTAGCCTAGGAGAAGAAATACTTTCTGACTATTCATATAATAATAATCTTAAATACTATAATAATCCTTTAGTTAATAATGTGAGTAAAACTGCATTTATTATGATAGGAATTTTAACGTTAATCACTATGAGTGTAGTTATATTTGGAGTGTTAGCAATATTAAATCCATTATATAAAAAATTAAAATACTTAACATATAGAGCTGAAAATATAGTTGAAAATAAGTTTTTAGATAATGATATAAAAGTTGATTATAAAGGCAGTTTAAGTAAATTTGAACTTAGGTTTAACGAAATGGAAGAAAGAATTAAAAATAATTTAACCTTACTTCAAGATGAAAAAATTAATTTGAAAAATATAATAAATGATATTTCTCATCAGTTAAAAACTCCATTAATGGCATTACAGATGTATAATGAAATTTTAAAAGATTATAAAAATATGGTTGATGAAGAAATTGAAAATTTTATTTTGTTAAGCAATGAGCAGCTTCAAAGAATGGAATGGCTTGTAAAAACACTACTTAAATATGCAAGGCTTGAAAGTAATGTAGTTGAATATCATAAAGATAATATTTCATTAAATAATACTATAAATGAAAGTATTAATCCTTTAAGAGTAAAAGCAGAAGAAAAAAATCAAAAGATAATTTTTGAAAATGAAGATGAAGTTATATTTTATCATGATAGAAAGTGGATATCGGAAGCTATAAGCAACATAATTAAAAATGCCATAGAGCATACAGGTGAAAAAGGGGAAATTGAGATTACTCTTGAAGAAACACCTATAAATATAGTAATAATTATTAAAGATAATGGAGAAGGAATTGAGAAAGAACAATTGAAAAAAATTTTTAATAGATTTCATAAAGGAGAGAATTCAATTGATCCAACAAGTATAGGAATCGGCTTATGTCTTAGTAAGGCTATTGTTAAAGCTCACAATGGAGATATTACAGTAGAAAGTAAATTAGGAGTTGGAAGTATCTTTTATATAACTTTCATTAAAACAATTCTTTAA
- a CDS encoding response regulator transcription factor: MKRILLVEDDRAVALAVIYSLKKEGFEVDHVTNLKSARNMLNDSIDIILLDVMLPDGDGYELCAEIRKAKNDIPIIFMTACDEENNVVIGLDLGGDDYVSKPVKIRELVSRINAVLRRKGKNNAINNIKEVFKSENLELDNGAHIVRKDGEEISLTLNEYKLMLLLMENAPNVLTRDMMLEKVWDIEGNFIDANALSVNIKRLREKIEDDIKNPKLIITIRGVGYKWAPKVVS; the protein is encoded by the coding sequence ATGAAAAGAATATTATTGGTTGAAGATGATAGGGCAGTGGCTTTAGCAGTTATATATAGTTTGAAAAAAGAGGGGTTCGAAGTTGATCACGTTACTAATTTAAAAAGTGCAAGGAATATGTTAAATGATAGTATAGACATAATATTATTAGATGTAATGCTTCCTGATGGAGATGGATATGAATTGTGCGCTGAAATAAGAAAAGCAAAGAATGATATTCCAATAATATTTATGACAGCATGTGATGAAGAAAATAATGTTGTTATAGGTTTAGATTTAGGGGGCGATGACTATGTATCAAAACCGGTAAAAATAAGAGAACTTGTATCAAGAATAAATGCTGTATTAAGAAGAAAAGGAAAAAATAATGCTATAAATAATATAAAGGAAGTTTTTAAAAGTGAAAATCTAGAATTAGATAACGGTGCTCATATAGTACGAAAAGATGGTGAAGAAATTTCTCTTACACTAAATGAATATAAACTTATGCTATTACTTATGGAAAATGCCCCAAATGTATTAACTAGAGATATGATGCTAGAGAAAGTATGGGATATAGAGGGTAATTTTATTGATGCTAATGCTTTAAGTGTTAATATAAAAAGGCTTAGAGAAAAAATAGAAGATGATATAAAGAATCCTAAACTTATAATAACTATAAGGGGAGTGGGATATAAGTGGGCTCCTAAGGTGGTGAGTTAA
- a CDS encoding ABC transporter permease — translation MKKYSDLVNRQFKINLKKNILIIIGIMTSVLLLISVTYVGNFINEFNIERTKYSRGDYEVILKDLNIYEVEKVKNNIKVEKCGIYNVEKSMDIKIEDTKKKLEIYSGDYTIMNELFESTLKIIEGRMPNRKNEIALTLSAKDELKKRIGDTLNISESEYIITGFYKDDEYNVRHTLTGLIYLDIDTAIEKNNAVITMKNKKSIIEDIKEIVELLDKDENDWDVKENIKYNNMLLESYGIRISNGMMVVNSEKLYMFFIYLIICILTIVFIYGSLNGYLQERIHEISILRCIGATKNKIRYLLIKEWSILSIISLIVGIILGNILAWLIINIVFIKVIGINSYGVGFRIYYDVILSTIIFSLFNMAIAMILLIIRGVDRAPIEGTKVNNLKITYINKKKSKVIRFLFGYEGEIAYRNICANRRSFLIITISLTIILLMINSFTAFYLLNLKQYEYELNSFYDIHSTYFSETSYDYLLEDVLNKRDNYKKEFDDLKMIDDIFMNINLNSTITIEGVTINPELTKYYAINNSIENIAEEYKVKFNQASILIYDKASLNKIIPNINSVTGNNIDIQDFNENGFVVVNTGFNNPKAVFKENPKEEVKLYLNENNKSPIYSKFLGCINSDKLISGNRFGYYNRLTIIVNDEFYYKNKDIMDSLSSISSDINTSINIKKNINRNTAISTIKEIINKNGGYYIEEKQTSESYKNTVDASATLIYTMLFLVVCIGSINIINTRYINIISRKKELGTFLAIGIRKDKFRNMIILEGIVQWFISCTMGIVLSLIAFKIISIAFSYSVGQIYNIPNLIILMGALILLLVNLLSSFLPYTKLKKLEINELIRNKE, via the coding sequence GTGAAAAAATATAGTGATTTAGTTAATAGGCAATTTAAGATCAATCTTAAAAAAAATATATTAATTATAATAGGAATAATGACAAGTGTATTATTACTTATTTCAGTGACATATGTAGGTAATTTTATAAATGAGTTTAATATTGAAAGAACTAAATATTCACGTGGGGATTATGAAGTAATCTTAAAAGACCTTAATATATATGAAGTAGAAAAAGTAAAAAATAATATTAAGGTAGAAAAATGTGGAATTTATAATGTTGAGAAAAGTATGGACATTAAAATTGAAGATACTAAAAAAAAGCTAGAAATATACTCTGGCGATTATACTATAATGAATGAATTATTTGAGTCTACTTTGAAGATAATTGAAGGAAGGATGCCAAATAGAAAAAATGAAATTGCTTTAACATTATCAGCAAAAGATGAGTTAAAGAAAAGAATAGGTGATACATTAAATATAAGTGAAAGTGAATATATAATTACGGGTTTTTACAAGGATGATGAGTACAATGTTAGGCATACTTTAACAGGATTAATATATCTAGATATTGATACGGCTATTGAGAAAAATAATGCAGTTATAACTATGAAAAATAAAAAAAGCATTATAGAAGATATAAAAGAAATTGTAGAATTATTGGACAAAGATGAGAATGATTGGGATGTAAAAGAGAATATTAAGTATAATAATATGCTATTAGAATCTTATGGTATAAGAATATCTAACGGTATGATGGTTGTAAATAGTGAAAAATTATATATGTTTTTTATTTATTTAATTATTTGTATATTGACTATAGTATTTATATATGGATCATTAAATGGTTATTTACAAGAACGAATACATGAAATTTCAATATTAAGATGTATAGGTGCAACTAAAAATAAGATTAGATATTTGCTTATAAAAGAATGGTCTATTTTATCAATAATTTCATTAATTGTAGGAATAATATTAGGAAATATTTTAGCTTGGTTAATTATTAATATTGTATTTATTAAAGTAATAGGAATTAATAGCTATGGGGTAGGATTCAGAATTTATTATGATGTTATTTTAAGTACAATTATTTTTTCACTTTTTAATATGGCTATAGCAATGATTTTATTAATAATAAGAGGGGTTGATCGAGCACCGATTGAAGGCACTAAAGTAAATAATCTGAAAATTACATATATAAATAAAAAAAAATCAAAAGTTATTAGATTTCTTTTTGGATATGAAGGTGAGATAGCGTATAGAAATATATGTGCAAATAGAAGAAGTTTTTTGATTATAACTATTAGTCTTACGATTATACTGTTAATGATTAATTCTTTTACAGCATTTTATTTATTAAATTTAAAACAATATGAATATGAGCTAAATAGTTTTTATGATATTCATTCAACTTATTTTAGTGAGACTTCATACGATTACTTATTAGAAGATGTTTTAAATAAAAGGGATAATTACAAAAAAGAGTTTGATGACTTAAAAATGATAGATGATATCTTTATGAATATTAATCTAAATTCTACTATTACAATTGAAGGTGTTACAATAAATCCTGAACTTACTAAATATTATGCAATAAATAATTCAATTGAAAATATAGCCGAAGAATATAAAGTAAAGTTTAATCAAGCCAGCATTTTAATTTATGACAAAGCTTCATTGAATAAAATTATTCCCAATATTAATTCCGTTACAGGTAATAATATAGATATACAAGATTTTAATGAAAATGGCTTTGTTGTAGTTAATACAGGTTTTAACAATCCTAAAGCGGTATTTAAAGAAAATCCAAAAGAAGAAGTAAAACTATATCTGAATGAAAACAATAAATCTCCAATATATTCAAAGTTTTTAGGATGTATTAATAGTGATAAGTTAATCAGTGGAAATAGATTTGGATATTATAATAGATTAACTATAATAGTTAATGATGAATTTTATTATAAAAATAAAGATATAATGGATAGCTTAAGTAGTATATCCAGTGACATAAATACAAGTATAAATATAAAGAAAAATATTAATAGAAATACAGCTATATCAACTATTAAAGAGATAATAAATAAAAATGGAGGTTACTATATAGAAGAAAAACAAACATCAGAATCATATAAGAATACTGTGGACGCATCAGCTACATTGATATATACTATGTTATTTCTAGTTGTATGTATAGGATCAATTAACATAATAAATACACGCTACATAAATATTATATCAAGAAAAAAGGAGCTAGGAACATTTTTAGCTATAGGAATAAGAAAAGATAAGTTTAGAAATATGATAATATTAGAGGGAATAGTGCAATGGTTTATTTCATGTACTATGGGAATAGTGTTATCATTAATAGCATTTAAGATAATTAGCATAGCTTTTAGCTATAGTGTGGGACAAATTTATAACATACCAAATCTAATAATACTAATGGGAGCATTAATACTATTATTAGTTAACTTATTAAGCAGCTTCTTACCTTATACTAAGTTAAAGAAACTAGAAATAAATGAACTCATAAGAAACAAGGAATAA
- a CDS encoding ABC transporter ATP-binding protein, with protein MKIIKAIGINRTYGSGENKVDALKNINLEIEKGEFIAIVGASGSGKSSLLHILGGIDKPTCGEIYIDGVSLKELSEDEISLIRLRKIGFVFQFYNLISVLTVEENIEMPVLLDDGLVDEDYKNEIISFLGLENKRNNLITDLSGGQQQRVAIGRALINRPSIILADEPTGNLDSKNARDIISLLKYSIRKYNQTLVLITHDDNIAKMADRIIAIKDGEIAVDEVRQ; from the coding sequence ATGAAAATTATAAAAGCAATAGGAATAAATAGAACTTATGGAAGTGGTGAAAATAAAGTTGATGCATTAAAAAATATTAATTTAGAGATAGAAAAAGGTGAATTTATTGCAATTGTTGGAGCATCAGGTTCAGGTAAATCAAGCCTTTTACATATTTTGGGTGGTATAGATAAACCTACATGTGGTGAAATTTACATAGATGGAGTTAGCTTGAAAGAATTAAGTGAGGATGAAATATCTTTAATTCGCTTAAGGAAAATAGGTTTTGTATTCCAATTTTATAATTTAATTTCCGTATTAACAGTAGAAGAAAATATTGAGATGCCAGTATTATTAGATGATGGATTGGTTGACGAAGATTATAAGAATGAAATAATAAGTTTTTTAGGGTTAGAAAATAAAAGAAATAATTTAATAACAGATTTATCTGGAGGACAGCAGCAAAGGGTAGCAATTGGAAGAGCATTAATAAATAGACCTTCAATTATATTAGCAGATGAACCTACGGGTAATTTAGATTCTAAGAATGCTAGAGATATTATAAGTTTGTTAAAATATTCAATAAGAAAATATAATCAAACATTAGTTTTAATAACTCATGATGATAATATTGCTAAAATGGCAGATAGAATTATTGCTATTAAAGATGGAGAGATTGCTGTTGACGAGGTGAGGCAATAA
- a CDS encoding ABC transporter permease subunit, giving the protein MRVLSLTYNELVKQFKKVSINIIIALILISAIVLPLAMKNIQPNDYYKNRIESAQFMIQDLQHQIDSLETDKSQKAAIQRKYYAIDKEYNQLVVDNKISFDDWREYEAQELRFELYKLAAIEFVLEGYSKDVVLENLLSEDSKKIENYYNLTLEKKKEIEAGYINKINELRDVIENSDYNRHTELEIQRKKESIELYQKNIEEYEKLAAKNPTDEEGKAKLDELKKEKEYAEREIPKIEQDLAIIQFRYDNKIDYDKNNWKNNSIKSIESELHDLRIEMLDEKAFNVSVNNDSLVTSYEQYVESYKKANEKRVEIIKELWHGLENDIPDLGSVKDARSAVDSTYEIYVILAIIMVIIIGGGIVAGEYSNGSIRLLMIRPVSRWKILLYKLLAVLIVGFSIVILGVLILFISSGVIWGFETLKVPVLETINGNIVETNYINYMLPQLLVSTCSLLFIASLVFMISTLARNTALAVALGMLVYFGAGPLSGLLIGFKQTWLINTIIPYINSSYFKLVPYFSEMLKSNGMDFNYILGAKQLVIASAIMLIITFITFKKKDIKN; this is encoded by the coding sequence ATGAGAGTATTAAGTTTAACATATAATGAATTAGTAAAGCAGTTTAAAAAAGTAAGCATTAATATAATAATAGCGCTGATACTTATTTCAGCTATTGTTTTACCACTAGCAATGAAAAATATACAGCCAAATGATTATTATAAAAATAGAATTGAATCAGCTCAATTTATGATTCAAGATTTACAGCATCAAATAGATAGTTTAGAAACTGATAAAAGTCAAAAAGCAGCTATACAAAGAAAGTACTATGCTATAGATAAAGAATATAACCAGTTAGTTGTTGATAATAAAATATCATTTGATGATTGGAGAGAGTATGAAGCTCAAGAACTAAGATTTGAATTATATAAATTGGCAGCTATAGAATTTGTACTTGAAGGATATTCTAAAGATGTAGTATTAGAAAATTTACTTAGTGAGGATTCTAAAAAAATTGAGAATTATTATAATTTAACATTAGAAAAGAAAAAAGAAATAGAAGCAGGATATATAAATAAAATAAATGAACTAAGAGATGTTATTGAAAATTCTGATTATAATAGGCACACAGAATTAGAAATTCAAAGGAAAAAAGAAAGTATTGAGTTATATCAAAAAAATATAGAAGAATATGAAAAGTTAGCCGCTAAAAATCCAACAGATGAAGAAGGTAAAGCTAAACTAGATGAACTTAAAAAAGAAAAAGAATATGCGGAAAGGGAAATACCTAAAATTGAGCAAGACTTAGCAATAATTCAATTTAGATATGATAATAAAATAGATTATGATAAGAATAATTGGAAAAATAATTCTATTAAATCTATAGAGTCAGAACTTCATGATTTAAGAATTGAAATGCTTGACGAAAAAGCATTTAATGTTAGTGTTAATAATGATAGTTTAGTTACTTCATATGAGCAATATGTTGAAAGTTACAAAAAAGCTAATGAAAAAAGAGTAGAGATAATAAAAGAACTTTGGCATGGATTGGAAAATGATATACCGGATTTAGGTAGTGTGAAAGATGCCAGAAGTGCAGTAGATTCAACTTATGAAATATATGTGATATTAGCAATCATTATGGTAATAATAATTGGTGGTGGAATAGTAGCCGGAGAATATTCTAATGGGTCTATAAGATTATTAATGATAAGACCAGTATCTAGATGGAAAATATTACTATATAAGTTGCTAGCAGTTTTAATAGTTGGATTCAGTATTGTTATACTTGGAGTATTAATATTATTTATTAGCAGCGGGGTAATTTGGGGATTTGAAACATTAAAAGTGCCTGTATTAGAAACTATTAATGGAAATATAGTAGAAACGAATTATATTAATTATATGTTGCCACAATTACTAGTATCAACGTGTAGTTTATTATTCATAGCGAGTTTAGTGTTTATGATATCAACATTAGCTAGAAATACAGCTTTAGCAGTTGCACTTGGGATGTTAGTTTATTTTGGAGCAGGTCCTTTAAGTGGATTGTTAATCGGATTCAAACAGACTTGGTTAATAAACACTATTATACCATATATAAATAGTTCTTATTTTAAATTGGTACCATATTTTTCAGAGATGCTGAAGTCAAATGGTATGGATTTTAATTACATATTAGGAGCAAAACAGTTAGTAATTGCTTCAGCAATTATGCTAATAATTACCTTCATAACATTTAAGAAAAAGGATATTAAGAATTAA
- a CDS encoding ABC transporter ATP-binding protein — translation MSAVLELKNVSKIMNGKALVEDISFTVNKGEIFGFLGPNGAGKTTTIKMITGLYSISKGEIYIDGNSVKKNFEKALQGVGGIIENPEMYGYLSGYDNLKLYARMHGLISKERIDEVVNLVKLGNRIHDKVSKYSLGMRQRLGVAQALLHKPKLLILDEPTNGLDPMGIKELRQTLRELAEKDGLSVMVSSHLLTEMELMCDRFGIIDGGKMIDIKTIGDIKKNESQNIKTFLIEIDNKQKAEKLIKENYSKLTVEIEDEGIKVSCEKSQLPQINKLLVNNNIALFTTTIITKSLEDEFMEVTKGSKDQIR, via the coding sequence ATGAGTGCAGTTTTAGAATTAAAAAATGTAAGTAAAATAATGAACGGAAAAGCTCTTGTTGAAGATATTAGTTTTACAGTTAATAAAGGTGAGATATTTGGATTTTTAGGACCAAATGGAGCGGGAAAAACTACAACGATAAAGATGATAACAGGTCTTTACAGCATAAGTAAAGGTGAAATATATATTGATGGAAATAGCGTTAAAAAGAATTTTGAAAAAGCACTACAAGGTGTAGGTGGAATAATTGAAAATCCAGAAATGTATGGATATTTAAGTGGGTATGATAATTTAAAACTATATGCGAGAATGCATGGTCTCATATCAAAAGAAAGAATTGATGAAGTTGTTAATCTTGTTAAGCTTGGTAACAGAATACATGACAAAGTAAGTAAATATTCTCTCGGAATGAGGCAAAGACTAGGGGTTGCTCAAGCACTACTACACAAACCAAAGTTATTAATATTAGATGAACCTACTAATGGCTTAGATCCTATGGGAATAAAAGAACTTAGGCAAACGCTTAGGGAACTTGCAGAAAAAGATGGTTTATCCGTTATGGTATCAAGTCATCTTTTGACTGAAATGGAACTAATGTGTGATAGATTTGGAATAATTGATGGCGGAAAGATGATTGATATAAAGACTATAGGTGATATTAAAAAGAATGAATCGCAAAATATAAAAACTTTTCTTATAGAAATTGATAATAAGCAAAAGGCTGAAAAACTAATTAAAGAAAATTACAGCAAGTTGACTGTAGAAATTGAAGATGAAGGAATTAAAGTAAGTTGTGAAAAATCACAATTACCACAAATTAATAAGTTATTAGTTAATAATAACATTGCTTTATTTACAACAACAATAATAACAAAGTCTCTTGAAGATGAATTTATGGAAGTAACTAAAGGATCTAAAGATCAAATAAGATAA
- a CDS encoding rubredoxin-like domain-containing protein, whose translation MKKFVCTVCGYVYEGEKAPEKCPVCGVGPEKFMEQSGEMTWASEHVIGVAQGASEDIMADLRANFEGECCEVGMYLAMARVAHREGYPEVGMYYEKAAFEEAEHAAKFAELLGEVVTSSTKKNLELRVEAENGATAGKTDLAKRAKVANLDAIHDTVHEMARDEARHGKAFKGLLDRYFA comes from the coding sequence ATGAAAAAATTTGTGTGTACAGTGTGTGGATATGTTTATGAAGGAGAAAAAGCACCAGAAAAGTGTCCAGTGTGTGGAGTAGGACCAGAAAAGTTCATGGAACAAAGTGGAGAAATGACATGGGCATCTGAACATGTAATTGGTGTAGCACAAGGTGCTTCAGAAGATATAATGGCTGATTTAAGAGCTAACTTTGAAGGAGAATGTTGTGAAGTAGGAATGTACTTAGCAATGGCTAGAGTTGCTCATAGAGAAGGTTACCCAGAAGTAGGAATGTACTATGAAAAGGCAGCTTTCGAAGAAGCAGAACATGCAGCTAAATTCGCTGAATTATTAGGAGAAGTTGTTACAAGCTCAACTAAGAAGAACTTAGAATTAAGAGTAGAAGCAGAAAATGGAGCTACAGCTGGTAAGACTGACTTAGCTAAGAGAGCTAAAGTAGCTAACTTAGATGCTATACATGATACAGTTCATGAAATGGCTAGAGATGAAGCTAGACATGGTAAAGCATTCAAAGGATTATTAGATAGATATTTCGCATAA